A stretch of DNA from Glycine max cultivar Williams 82 chromosome 18, Glycine_max_v4.0, whole genome shotgun sequence:
ggatttatttatttaatgattttaaactTGTTTAAGTCATTTGAATGATATGCAACAAGTTGCtttttaaaactcaaaattGCATGCTGTAAAAGTTTGAGTAATCCTTAGTACTTACTCAGTTACACATTTATTCAAAGTTTGAGCTAGACTCATTTATAACCTTGAGATGTACAACTTTCAACCCACAAAATTTCAGCCCCTTACCTATTTAGTTACCTTGCCTAAAGTCAATATAAACTCTGAATGCTCCATTTTCTGATAACATtcattcactcaagcacaagttgACTTATCTCCCCCATTAAGAAGTTAACACATACAGGTACATAGGGTAAAATATTCATGGTTTAAGTCCAATCGATGCAATCCCAACTTCTACTCCAAGATTGTGGTAGGATCATACATCTTACAGCAACTGTCTTGTGTGAATAAATGCATTTTGTTCTCATCATAAATAACTAGTTTACCTTATTTGTcccttgtgatttttttttcttctgaatgtTATTGTTATTCAAATGGCAAACAAGCAATTTATAATCAACTCTCATTTTTACAATCATGTTCTCAACATAGTCTACATTGTTAATTATGTGTTAATAGCAGATGGCAGGGGAAGATCAGAATAAAGGAAAAGCTTCTAACTGTCATCCAACAAAACAACGTAGTAGACATCTACCACGAATGACTACTCAAATTCCACAGTATGCTTTGTCAGATACAGTATATCATCCCTCTGATCCACCTGCTAGGACATCTGATGTGACACCTCCACCTTCAATACAAGGGGTACACTCACCATGTACTTCACAACCAACAAATTCAGATGCAGGACGCACCCTTAGATCATCTATTGCATTAGAGACACAGAGCAATGATGGGAAGCCAATTCTATGCCTTGATGGACAAGGGTATGTTTTTCTATTTTGCTActtatttgactttttttaatagatttgaCCATTTGCATGTAATCTTTGCAGATTCTTACCTTCACGCCCTGCTGCTAATGGGATTACGGATATCCTCACGAGTCATTATATTGACCCCTGGCCATCTTGGAAGAAGATACCGATTAGCTCAAGGGACTCATGGTTTGAAGAATTTTTGGTAAAATTTCATATGCTGATTATTACATTTAATTTGGATATGTATATTTAGTCTACTTTTAGCTTACGTTTTTTTCCCTATATATAGATTAAGTTTTCTATTAGTCCACCAGATTACAATTGggcaaaaaagaattttgagATGCGAGGTTCAATATTGCTGACAAATAAGCTAAATAAGGCTCGGACCACAATGGATAAACCAAATTGGATTAAAGATAGTGTTTGGGAGATATTGTGCGATCATTGGAGATCTGAAGGATTCAAAAAGAAGAGTGCCCAAGCAAAAACAAATCGAGCATCTAATTGTGGAGCATCTCACACTGGTGGCTCTATTTCCGCATCTCAGCATAGAGCTAATATGGTTAAGTTGTCACTTAATATCATTTATTATGTTGTTTATCTCAAGATTTAGTTTAATAATCTGTTTAACTTAAAAACTAACAAGTTCTTGTATTCCTTGTTCTTTGTTAGATGAAAGAGACCGGAACCACTCCAACTCCATTGGAGTTGTTTCGTCGCATGCACCAACGTAAGGACAACACATGGGTGGATAGGAGATCACAACTTTTAAATGTAATGAGCTCCACCTTTATAATCATGTACATGTAATTGTTTATGGTGTTGTTTTACTCTATTTTGGTTTGTTATGAAGCACTTATTAGGCTTATATTGGTGATGATAGGAGGCATTTACACACACATTGAAACAATTGACCGAACGAGCATTGGCACAAGGAAAACCTCCACCAAGTGAGTTTGATGTGTGGTGTGATGTAGCTAGGTCGAAGAAAGGAAAAGTATATGGTCTTGGAATGGAATCTATGGCAGTTGCAGGAAGGCCTTGCTATCATGACTCATCTTCATCAATAGAGTGGGTAAAAAAACAAGAGTTTGATGAATTGAGAAAAAAGATGGAAGGAGTTATAAATGGAAGAGATGGGCTTCAAACCAAAGTTGCAAATATTGAGAGGCTTCTTGAGCAGAACAATGCATTGATACGACAATTGATGGAAAGCATGAATCGTTAGTCCATGCCATCCATGTAGTACAGAGGAAAGTCAAGATGAGGATTAGACAAAGTCACGAAGTGAACTATAGTGACTCGTTGATACTGATTTGCCTTTAATGTAATTGTGTCTTGTATGACAAATGTTTTACAGTTTGGATATTAACGTATATATTAACTTTATGAGGTTCACAAAATGTGTTTTGAAATGTTCTACTTTAATGTATTTATGTATTTTCTTATATTGTCTTTCAGGTTCATATACTTGAAGCAAATTACAGAGACATCCCCTCAGTTTTATTCTAATCACACGTGCatccctttttttgtttctacAGAAAAACTCCCAACTTTTGACTATTGGTTACACTGGCATCCCCTGATCCCTTGACATCGTTAGTATGTTAACTCCAGCATATCATGTGTCCAAcatgtcttttaattattttatttttttggtataaaaTGCCCCTATCTTCTTTGTGGGTGCCCATTAAAAGGATCTGGATAAAAAGTTGGATTGAACTTGTTATTGCTGCAGGTTTTGTTTCTTAGTGATATAGGTTGAGTCAATgagtatatatttttgttaattaccTCGAATAGCTTCCATATGGTGAATAAGCATGTTTGTTGCCATATAGGATATGGAAAAGTATTCATAGACATCCAATATGTATTATACACCtagtgagagagagaaacataGATATTATGATGTGatatgaagagagagaaaaattatgggTGTTGGTTAGGTGTTTAAAAAGTGTGGGTGCATGTATTATTACTCATTACAACATTTGTCAACTCTCCCATCTAGAGGTGTATTAAGGGTCCATCTTTGTTTGCCATGTTTCTTAAGGAGTGATGAGGTAGAAGTCACCAAACTGATGAAGTTCCTTGTAAGAGGTAACTTGGCCCTGAGGGCAAATATTTGATGAGATTATTGTCATTTAATTGCTTGAACAATGTGTTTTATACTACCAGGAGTAGGAAGCAAAAGATAAGGAATGAAGTGTAGTTGATCCAAAGCTCCATATGATACTAAACAAGAAGCTATATGGTTAAGTTTGCAGAATGTTTTCATTTTGGGCTGTATTGAATATTGGATTTCATAAATTTCATCCTCCAGTATACTCTAGGCTATTGCTTCCTATACTTCCTATTTGCCTTCCGGGATGACCAATTCAGAATGTAAAGTTACTTGGATTAAGATCCTCTACCGTTGTTAAAAAACTGCACGAATCTGGtactttgatttaatttattaaataataaatttacctgttaaaatttagttttataagTTTTAAGGTTAAGATTCATAATTGCACATCCTGCAGTTTCAAAATAAACTGCAGAGGATCAAGCATTATTGATGACTGTAGCCTCAAGTTTTATCTAGACATGCTTCACATTATTAGTATtgataatgattaattaattgaacGCAACACAAGGCAATACTTTGCAACCAAATCAATCACTTTCTCGGTAGAATTATTCTATCCTAAAAATATTtctctgccttttttttttgtgttgaattGAACCCTTGTTAGTCACTACATTATAATACTTACTACAACCATAGATTTGAAACAAGATAGCTAAGAAACTTATTTCATATCATCTTCcttaatcaaatcaaataaatatttttttcatagtaatttaattttgaacatGATCcatgtaaaatgaaaatatgagtATCGACTTCTCCAGAAATCCTGATATATCAAGGGAGGTCGATCGAAGGAtactcttttcattttctcgTTTGTTTGAGACCTACTATTCTAATACCTTTTGCTCCCcacctttctttttgttctttgttttccTACCTACACTCTTCTTTCTTTACTCAACAGCTTCATCCTCTTGCCTAAAAAGTTCAAAGACTTCAACCTCCTCATCGGGGTTAGAGGAGTGGTGTTAACCCCATTGCTAGCAGTATTGCTAGCGAGAATGTTAATGCCAGAAGAAACCTCTGATCCTCTCATCAAAGCTTGAAAGACATCTTCATcaaagagaggaagagagaTGGGAGTCAGAAAATGAttccaaccccccccccccccctcttataCTAGACACTTCTTTTGCAAGCATAAACTTGCGAGGAACAAGTGGAGAACTATCTTCGTCGAAACCAAAACAAGACATGGTGAAGAAGTAAAGGAACGAAAATGGAGAAATTGCCTAAAACTCGAAGAAACTAGAGTAAAGCATACCTAGATGAAGACAACGAGTCCAAGGAAGAATAGAGTGGTTGAGCCAAGCTTAATGATAATCgctaattatgaaaatattttgggattaaattatataagattttgtaatttttctctcctaattttttctttttgagaaaaCTGAGGAAAACGAGTTAATTAAGGAAAGCAgagttaattaagaaaaacaaattaattaaggaaagaagactAATTGAGAAAAGTATGACTGATTAAGgaaataagaataattaaggaaatcataataattaaggaaaacatgACTAATTGAGGAAAGTAAAGACGAGCTTAGTGCAAGAAGCTCACTAATCTACACTTACAAAAGAataagagagaagaaagaaaaaacacacaaaaatttcaaaagaatacAATTTCTTATAGAAGGCAAAGactagaagaaggagaagcaaacATTAGGAGTCATTCCTTCCCTCcatttcatttcttatttttttcccctttactaaatatttccTTATTGCAATGGTAAAGTCTCCATGACAATGAGAAACTAAACCctttttgttgggaacttgacACTCAattactcttgatgtaatttctcttcatatctatttatgaatattacatttgtattatcttttcatgtgcttaatattattgcttgcGGCttgatcattcatttgcatagtAAATTTTAGGAGTAGTGTTGGAAATCATTTTTTCTCTAATAAAATTGGGAAAAGGTAtttaaataaagtcatcactagagatatgttgatatttgtttagtctgttatacatctttattcttaatgcaatttactattttagctttgcaaagggatttgagagaaaaaatagataaattaagcTCTTTCATGCGGGagaccaaagttagagtatactagtAGATCCATgtgtaaattagaataattataaatagagaaaaatcattaacattacatcaaagagtaaCTTTAGTATGCTAAGTtttcaacattctcatcttctgaatttccttctacaataatattggattttctcatcttttttgtctttaattaattaattaatttaaattcttgtttaatttctcttcttatttgatttaattttctgtcAATTTAAATTACTGTTTTTCTCATAATCTTTTCAagtcaattttctttaaattattttattaataaaatattcatctacctaagtATAAACAAAGTCTATGTGGATACGATACTCAGACTTctgttttaactttactacttgggacGCATTGGTGCACTTGAATCCATCAACACTTAATCAAAGCAAAGAACAAAACTCAATTCTCACCGACAAAATTTCCTTCTAAGAACACTCATTAACCAAGGAAGAAATTGAAGGCAAGAAGAAATAAGGATGAAAACAACGAGTCCAAGGAAGAATAAAGTGGGTGAGCCAAGTTTAATGATAACCActaattatgaatatattttgggattaaattatataagaatttgtaattttttctttttgagcaactaattgttaaattaacatcatttaagtttttgtgcaaagaatattaaaagtgatgaatttatgatgcttagTGAATAAAATAAAGCCGAGGAAAACAAGTTAATTAAGGAAAGTGAACTAATTGAGGAAAGAAGACTAATTGAGGAAAGTATGATTGATTAAGgaaataagaataattaaggaaatcataataattaagaaaagcatgactaattaaggaaagtaaagacAAGCTTAGTGCAAGAAGCCACTAATCTGCACCTACAAAAGAataagagagaagaaagaaaaaacacacaGAAATTCCAAAAGAATACAATTTCTTATAGAAGGCAAAGactagaagaaggagaagtaAACATTAGGAGTCATTCCTtccctccattccctttcttatcttttctccctttattaaatatttcctTCTTGTAATTGTAAAGTCTCTATGACAATGAGAAGCTAAATCctttttgttgggaacttgacagtcaactactcttgatgtaatttatcttcctatctatttatgaatattacatttgcattatcttttcatgtgcttaatattattgcttgtggcttgatcattcatttgcatagtAAATTTTAGGAGTAGTGttggaaaatgttttttctCTAATAGAATTGGAAAAGGGTAtttaaataaagtcatcactagggatatgttgatatttgtttagtctgttatacatctttattcttaatgcaatttactattttagctttgcaaagggatttgagagagaaaataaataaattaaactctttCATGCGGGagaccaaagttagagtatactagtAGGTCTAAgtgtaaattataataattataaatagagaaaaatcattaacattacatcaaagagtagcTCTAGTATGCTAAGTTTCCAACATTCTCATATTCTGAATTTCCTTCTACAATAATATTggattttttcatcttttttgtctttaattaattaattaattaatttaaattcttgtttaatttctcttcttgtttgatttaattttctgtaaatttaaattactatttttctcataatcttttcaagtcaattttctttaacttattttataaataaagtccCTGTGGATACGATACTTCGACTTCTGTTTTAACTTTACTATTTGGGACACATTAGTGTACTTGAATCCATTAACACTTAATCAAAGCGAAGAACAAAATCCAATCCTTACCGACAAAATTTCCTTCTAAGAACACTCATTAACCAATGAAGAAATTGAAGGCAAGAAGAAATGAGgatgaaaacaagaaaacaagagAAACATAAGAGACCATTGGTTTTTATAGTTCTCGAAAAGCCTAAACGAAACTTTTTAACTCCCCACCATGAGTTATGACCTTGAAGGTTACAAACAATCATGAGGGATGCAGACATCAAAACAACGTGGGAAACGAAATACCACCATAGAAGTTTAACCCTGCCCCCGTTTGAGGTTTTATGACCGGACACAAAAAGACACCATGCAAAAAGACTTTACTATCCCTCTCTACAAATGACATGCTATTGTCATTGTTTGAAAAGACTTCTTAAGATATTGTGTCTCGAAACGAAAAGTCGTATCTCACCTTATTCAAAAAACTCTCGTCATGATCAAACACAAACTTCATTCAGTTGATCAAAGTCAGAACCCTCGGGTCCTACTCCTCACATCGGTCTACTACGATCATGACCCGTGAGTCTCACTCTTCGTGAAATCTGTCCACGAAGATCAATTCCATGAAGATtcattagattttaaaaaaataatggatgGATGATTAACTatccacaaaattaaatggatgAATTTGGATCCAcccattttttttgtaattgatgAATTACATGGATTTATTATGGATGGATTTATTTGTCACTCCTAATGCTAGTGAACACTTGCATATCTACACTTGTTTTAGGGGTGTATTTGCATCctctcacttttaaaaaattacatacaaatattgtgtatattttgttcttcctaattttatatatttgaacctTTCTGTCATTAATTTTCTACTCCTTTCATGctaataattattcatttttatttttaaattaagtgttGTCTCTGATTTAGGGTCCTAAATTATATTTGCCACTGATGGTAAATGTAGTGGTGCTTGAAGGAAGAGGGTGTAACTATAGTGCAAGAAGCAAAGCAAGAGAGAtctcaacaaaaacaaaaaaacagaggGTGCCATTATTGGTAATAGGACAAAGAAAATGATCATCTCATGCGGAGGAAGGTACGAAAGGGAACAAGACCTGGGGTCGTCGAGTATTCTATACAGAACTTGCCCTGCAGGATGTTCAATATCAGTTTTAAATATAACTGTACGTTTTTTTACCTCCATTATATAATATTCAGCTGAAGGTATAACTAGATGAGGTATCTGCTAATCATTAATCGACATATCACAAGATCAATCGTATCTTAATTCcttctaaaataatttgtaatttacaTATTATCGATTActgtatttttaatgatttattgatgttactaaaaaataatatataattattgatcTATATTaattcacaataaatattttaagatttttattttttctcactccaaattcttttgttttaattaaaattcgtATTAAATTAACTTATAGATTGTtgatttcttaatatttatctttgattcttatgcataaataaaatctaatttgTAAGGTATAAACTattggataaattttaattaagacattaaattaattttttttcgtgAGAAGTTATCCCAAGAGAAGGAATTAAAGGAATTACTTTACTGCTCATAATAATTCTATTCTATTTCAAATAGgatgaattttaataaatgatacatgtgatttaaaaaaatatgattaggagccacattaaaaaattataaatcaaactATTCATAAAGATATATAGGGCAAAAATCCAATCTTAAGACTCTCATTTATTaccaataattaaaattgaaccattATGATCGACGTCAAAAGTTTAAACTCTATCACGATATCAATTTTTGCAAACTGTGTTGAGTATATTCACGTCGATCGAGACATTGTATCATATAATGAACACTATGCCTTGTCATATTGCAAATTCTAGCCttctagaaattaatttttgaaatacttattgacaaaattatgtttcaaaaaatagtttacgaataaaaaattacttagcaaaaaaataccaaaatgtaataaagaataaaacaatTGAGAGttgcatttaaaaattatcttggTTATTAATTTTAGGTCTAACAAAATCAATT
This window harbors:
- the LOC100778822 gene encoding uncharacterized protein isoform X1, which translates into the protein MAGEDQNKGKASNCHPTKQRSRHLPRMTTQIPQYALSDTVYHPSDPPARTSDVTPPPSIQGVHSPCTSQPTNSDAGRTLRSSIALETQSNDGKPILCLDGQGFLPSRPAANGITDILTSHYIDPWPSWKKIPISSRDSWFEEFLIKFSISPPDYNWAKKNFEMRGSILLTNKLNKARTTMDKPNWIKDSVWEILCDHWRSEGFKKKSAQAKTNRASNCGASHTGGSISASQHRANMMKETGTTPTPLELFRRMHQRKDNTWVDRRSQLLNEAFTHTLKQLTERALAQGKPPPSEFDVWCDVARSKKGKVYGLGMESMAVAGRPCYHDSSSSIEWVKKQEFDELRKKMEGVINGRDGLQTKVANIERLLEQNNALIRQLMESMNR
- the LOC100778822 gene encoding uncharacterized protein isoform X2, with the translated sequence MMGSQFYALMDKDSYLHALLLMGLRISSRVIILTPGHLGRRYRLAQGTHGLKNFCPPDYNWAKKNFEMRGSILLTNKLNKARTTMDKPNWIKDSVWEILCDHWRSEGFKKKSAQAKTNRASNCGASHTGGSISASQHRANMMKETGTTPTPLELFRRMHQRKDNTWVDRRSQLLNEAFTHTLKQLTERALAQGKPPPSEFDVWCDVARSKKGKVYGLGMESMAVAGRPCYHDSSSSIEWVKKQEFDELRKKMEGVINGRDGLQTKVANIERLLEQNNALIRQLMESMNR